A section of the Papio anubis isolate 15944 chromosome 2, Panubis1.0, whole genome shotgun sequence genome encodes:
- the TRANK1 gene encoding TPR and ankyrin repeat-containing protein 1 isoform X5: MLLRFGADPTLLDRQSRSVVDVLKRNKNFKAIEKINSHLEKLATCSKDLSGFSNGDGPTSENDIFRKVLEQLVKYMNSGNRLLHKNFLKQEVVQKFLRLLSTLQEIPPDLVCDINQDCATIVFKFLLEKQKWPEVLLLLTRKVSGEPPLGDCLIKDCNFSDLDICTIIPHLSTWDQRKKQLLGRLIDSGALPDGLQESQERPLVMCLKYEDFELAFLLLTKGADPRAISLTEGDTPLHAALHIFLEIKADIGFSFLNHLLDLFWSNPTEFDYLNPNVQDSNGNTLMHILFQKGMLKRMKKLLDLLVKFDINFNLKNKEGKDARHRIKKNDSLLLAWNKALMENRRRSRQDSAAHLGKLPRSTAPGHTSQLKSQGSFKSVPCGATARTLPEGSAVPDSWETLPDTQVTREKPGALRPCSLRDCLMQDITVLIQQIEVDPSFPEDCLQSSEPLEAGAGKEGKKDELQLTLGAGVPDCSEAGEGHAQVGLGALQLVPADNRGKEGNDDQDDWSTQEIEACLQDFDNMTWEIECTSEMLKKLSSKVMTKVIKKKIILAIQQLGNGEWTQGLQKRLKHLKGSIQLFEAKLDKGARMLWELAIDFSPRCSENPEKIIATEQNTCAMEKSGRIYTEIIRIWDIVLDHCKLADSIKAICNAYNRGLSCVLRKKLKGINKGQVSANMKIQKRIPRCYVEDTEAEKGREHVNPEYFPPASAVETEYNIMKFHSFSTNMAFNILNDTTATVEYPFRVGELEYAVIDLNPRPLEPIILIGRSGTGKTTCCLYRLWKKFHVYWEKAEQAGSPLLAKQVWLKRRLEVEPGKEGPGGEEEEEEEEEEEEGSIEVETESIDEQEYEAYAGGASVEPAGDGQAAEVCAPEHPHQLEHLHQIFVTKNHVLCQEVQRNFIELSKSTKATSHYKPLDPNIHKLQDLRDENFPLFVTSKQLLLLLDASLPKPFFLRNEDGSLKRTIIGWSTQEESTIPSWQEDEEEAEVDGDYSEEDKAVEMRTGDSDPRVYVTFEVFKNEIWPKMTKGRTAYNPALIWKEIKSFLKGSFEALSCPCGRLTEEAYKKLGRKRCPNFKEDRSEIYSLFCLYQQIRSQKGYFDEEDVLYNISRRLSKLRVLPWSIHELYGDEIQDFTQAELALLMKCINDPNSMFLTGDTAQSIMKGVAFRFSDLRSLFHYASRNTVDKQCAVRKPKKIHQLYQNYRSHSGILNLASGVVDLLQFYFPESFDRLPRDSGLFDGPKPTVLESCSVSDLAILLRGNKRKTQPIEFGAHQVILVANETAKEKIPEELGLALVLTIYEAKGLEFDDVLLYNFFTDSEAYKEWKIISSFTPTSTDSREENRPLIEVPLDKPSSSQGRSLMVNPEMYKLLNGELKQLYTAITRARVNLWIFDENREKRAPAFKYFIRRDFVQVVKTDENKDFDDSMFVKTSTPAEWIAQGDYYAKHQCWKVAAKCYQKGGAFEKEKLALAHDTALSMKSKKVSPKEKQLEYLELAKTYLECKEPMLSLKCLSYAKEFQLSAQLCERLGKIRDAAYFYKRSQCYKDAFRCFEQIQEFDLALKMYCQEELFEEAAIAVEKYEEMLKNKTLPISKLSYSASQFYLEAAAKYLSANKMKEMMAVLSKLDIEDQLVFLKSRKRLAEAADLLNREGRREEAALLMKQHGCLLEAARLTADKDFQASCLLGAARLNVARDSDIEHTKDILREALDLCYQTGQLSGIAEAHFLQGVILRDFQKLRDAFFKFDTLNHSAGVVEALYEAASQSEAEPEKILGLAPGGLEILLSLVRALKRVTNNAEKEMVKSCFEFFGISQVDAKYCQIAQNDPGPILRIIFDLDLNLREKKTKDHFLIMTDQVKLALNKHLLGRLCQITRSLLGKTYRGVCMRFIVGLKCEDENCEHFHRPLRRCEAKCLVQSKMNLVAINGLLLEAKKVFPKILAEELKEIDYILSTDMYGLCKSILDVLFPKHFHQRVLSENPMACKEILKPNYKSFRFYRFALKEYIHFLFENESARNRRESTDLWLSAMQASLLSSNYPEEFEKLLHQEEDNYNRELKALESEKDERGRGRGSRIKGIEGKFGMLAPNRDDENMDKTHLCFIRLLENCIDQFYVYRNPEDYKRLFFRFMNVLIKRCKEPLIPSIGNTVALLEFQFIHCGVVLARLWKNVILCLPKSYIALLHYWEFLFSKKDKELGDVFSIIQEYKPKDVTRAIQDFRFHLSYLAKVLCGYENVNFNVLLDAFSEIDYVVSGEAERTLVLCLVMLVNAEEVLQPYCKPLLYRHFREIESRLQLMSMDCPGQVPERLLKVVKRVLVAVNVKSVAEALQDLLFERDEEYLMDCDWRWDPVHTKGSIVRGLYYEEVRLNRLLCLDPVDYFAEPECEFGQDEMDELALEDRDHVLATILSQKQRKASIQRKLRRACLVVSLCISWRRRVGTQMERVREEAREPRAGNFKKADVDRTQCDLCGVKFTRDPENYFSPSKAFEGAASEVAVLSRAELEREECQERNSESYEQHIHLEHHQRQQVAYQKYSEFFHEKVDPAIDEGKLVVQDIEQSVWIHSHVGSKEHSHMLQKVQEHIKRVSDMVEDLYRRKAWAGAEEAMTRLVNILILSVRDARDWLMKTEARLKKEGVVQEDDYENEVEDFGELRPRRRSRKCGKQRKY; the protein is encoded by the exons aaattcctCCTGACCTGGTCTGTGATATTAATCAAGACTGTGCCACCATCGTCTTCAAATTCTTattggaaaaacagaaatggcCTGAGGTGCTTCTGCTGCTGACCCGCAAAGTAAGTGGAGAGCCACCGCTTGGAGATTGCCTCATTAAAGACTGCAACTTCTCAGACCTCGACATCTGTACCATCATCCCCCACCTCAGCACCTGGGACCAGCGGAAGAAACAGCTTCTGGGCCGCCTGATAGACAGTGGAG CCTTGCCTGATGGTCTTCAGGAGAGCCAGGAGAGGCCACTTGTCATGTGTCTGAAATACGAGGACTTCGAGTTGGCTTTCCTTCTCTTGACCAAGGGCGCAGACCCCCGTGCTATTTCTCTCACGGAAGGTGATACTCCTTTGCATGCGGCACTCCACATCTTTCTAGAGATCAAAG CTGACATTGGTTTTAGCTTCCTCAACCATCTGTTGGATCTGTTTTGGTCCAACCCCACCGAATTCGACTACCTCAACCCCAATGTCCAGGACAGCAATGGGAACACGCTAATGCACATCCTCTTCCAGAAGGGCATGCTAAAGCGCATGAAGAAGCTGTTAGACCTGCTGGTGAAGTTTGACATCAACTTCAACCTGAAGAACAAAGAGGGCAAAGATGCACGGCACCGGATTAAGAAGAACGATTCTTTGCTCTTGGCCTGGAACAAAGCTCTGATGGAGAACAGGCGGAGGAGCCGGCAGGACTCTGCTGCCCACCTGGGGAAGCTCCCAAGGTCCACTGCCCCTGGTCACACATCTCAGCTCAAGTCCCAGGGTTCATTCAAGTCAGTGCCATGTGGTGCTACTGCCAGAACCCTGCCTGAAGGAAGTGCAGTCCCTGACAGCTGGGAGACTCTCCCAGATACCCAGGTGACCAGGGAGAAGCCTGGAGCTCTTAGGCCATGCTCTCTGAGAGACTGCCTTATGCAGGACATCAcagttttgattcagcagattgaaGTGGATCCGTCTTTCCCAGAGGACTGTCTTCAGAGCTCTGAGCCTCTGGAGGCAGGAGCtggcaaggaaggaaagaaagatgagcTCCAGCTGACCCTGGGTGCAGGGGTCCCTGACTGTAGTGAGGCGGGGGAAGGACATGCTCAGGTGGGCCTTGGGGCCTTGCAGCTTGTGCCTGCTGATAACAGAGGGAAGGAGGGCAATGACGATCAGGATGACTGGAGCACGCAGGAGATTGAGGCCTGCCTCCAGGACTTTGATAACATGACGTGGGAGATCGAGTGCACTTCAGAAATGCTGAAGAAGCTGTCTAGTAAGGTAATGACCAAGGTCATCAAGAAGAAAATCATCCTTGCCATTCAGCAGCTGGGAAATGGCGAGTGGACCCAGGGCCTGCAGAAGCGACTGAAGCACCTGAAAGGAAGCATCCAGCTCTTCGAAGCTAAGCTGGACAAAGGAGCCCGGATGCTGTGGGAGCTCGCCATTGACTTCTCCCCTCGATGCAGTGAGAACCCTGAGAAGATCATTGCCACGGAGCAGAACACGTGTGCAATGGAGAAATCAGGGCGAATCTACACGGAAATCATCCGGATTTGGGACATCGTCTTAGATCACTGCAAACTGGCTGATTCCATCAAGGCCATCTGCAATGCCTACAACCGGGGCTTGTCCTGTGTCCTGCGGAAGAAGCTGAAGGGTATCAATAAAGGCCAAGTGTCAGCTAACATGAAAATTCAAAAGCGTATACCCCGCTGCTATGTGGAGGACAcggaggccgagaagggcaggGAGCATGTCAATCCTGAGTACTTTCCCCCAGCCAGTGCAGTGGAGACAGAATATAACATCATGAAGTTCCACAGCTTCAGCACCAACATGGCCTTTAACATCCTCAATGACACGACAGCCACAGTGGAGTACCCCTTCCGGGTGGGTGAGCTTGAGTACGCGGTGATCGACCTCAACCCCAGGCCACTGGAGCCCATCATCCTTATTGGGCGAAGTGGCACTGGGAAGACAACCTGCTGCTTGTACAGATTGTGGAAGAAATTCCACGTTTACTGGGAAAAAGCTGAGCAGGCAGGAAGCCCGTTGCTGGCCAAACAGGTCTGGCTGAAGAGAAGGTTGGAAGTGGAACCCGGAAAAGAGGGTCcaggtggggaggaagaggaggaggaagaggaggaggaagaggaaggttcTATTGAAGTGGAAACAGAAAGTATAGATGAGCAGGAGTACGAAGCCTACGCAGGAGGAGCCAGTGTGGAGCCAGCAGGGGATGGCCAAGCTGCAGAAGTATGTGCACCAGAACATCCCCACCAGCTGGAGCATTTACATCAGATCTTTGTGACCAAGAACCACGTCCTATGCCAGGAGGTACAAAGGAATTTCATTGAGCTTTCCAAGTCCACCAAGGCCACCAGTCATTACAAACCACTGGACCCCAACATTCACAAACTCCAGGACCTGAGGGACGAGAACTTTCCTCTGTTTGTCACTTCCAAGCAGCTGCTTCTCCTGCTTGATGCTTCTCTGCCCAaacctttttttctgagaaacgAAGATGGAAGCTTGAAAAGAACCATCATAGGATGGTCCACACAGGAGGAGTCAACCATCCCCAGTTGGcaagaggatgaggaggaggctgaggtggatggggACTACAGTGAGGAGGATAAAGCTGTAGAAATGCGTACAGGTGACAGTGACCCCCGGGTGTACGTGACATTTGAGGtgttcaaaaatgaaatatgGCCCAAAATGACCAAAGGGAGGACTGCCTACAACCCCGCACtgatttggaaagaaataaaatcttttctgaaGGGTTCTTTTGAGGCCCTCAGCTGTCCATGTGGGAGACTCACTGAAGAAGCATATAAGAAATTAGGGAGGAAACGGTGCCCAAATTTCAAGGAAGACCGGAGTGAGATCTACAGCCTCTTCTGTCTGTATCAGCAAATCAGGTCCCAGAAAGGTTATTTTGATGAAGAGGATGTTCTGTATAACATATCCCGGAGACTGTCGAAGCTCAGGGTGCTCCCATGGTCCATCCACGAGCTCTATGGTGATGAGATTCAAGACTTTACCCAGGCCGAGCTGGCGCTGCTGATGAAATGCATCAACGACCCCAACTCTATGTTCCTCACGGGGGACACGGCCCAGAGCATCATGAAGGGCGTGGCCTTCCGCTTCAGCGATCTGCGCTCTCTGTTCCACTACGCCAGCAGAAACACCGTAGACAAGCAGTGTGCTGTTCGGAAGCCCAAGAAGATCCACCAGCTGTACCAGAATTACAGGTCCCACTCAG GAATCCTCAATCTGGCATCTGGAGTGGTAGATTTACTTCAGTTCTATTTCCCAGAATCTTTTGATCGCCTTCCAAGGGATTCTGGCCTCTTTGATGGTCCCAAGCCAACTGTTCTGGAGTCTTGTAGTGTAAGCGACTTGGCAATTTTGCTACGAGGGAATAAAAGGAAAACTCAGCCCATTGAATTTGGAGCCCACCAG gtAATCCTTGTGGCCAATGAAACAGCAAAGGAGAAAATTCCGGAAGAGCTGGGGTTAGCACTTGTGCTAACAATTTATGAAGCAAAAGGCTTAGAATTTGATGATGTCCTCCTTTACAACTTTTTTACTGATTCTGAG gcTTATAAGGAATGGAAGATCATTTCCTCATTCACACCTACATCAACTGACTCCAGAGAGGAAAACCGGCCATTGATTGAAGTACCCCTGGACAAACCAAGCTCTTCTCAGGGTCGATCTCTCATGGTGAATCCAGAAATGTACAAG CTCCTCAACGGAGAGCTGAAGCAGCTGTACACCGCCATCACACGGGCTCGGGTCAACCTCTGGATCTTTGATGAAAATCGAGAGAAACGGGCTCCCGCATTCAAATATTTCATTAGAAGAGATTTTGTCCAAGTTGTAAAGACAGATGAAAATAAAG aCTTTGATGATAGCATGTTTGTTAAGACCTCAACTCCTGCGGAGTGGATTGCACAGGGAGATTACTACGCCAAGCACCAGTGCTGGAAG GTTGCAGCCAAGTGTTACCAGAAAGGAGGTGCATTTGAGAAGGAGAAGTTGGCCCTAGCCCATGACACTGCCCTGAGCATGAAATCCAAGAAAGTCAGCCCCAA GGAAAAGCAGTTGGAATATTTGGAATTGGCTAAGACTTATTTGGAGTGCAAAGAGCCAATGCTGTCCCTTAAGTGTCTGAGCTATGCCAAGGAGTTCCAGCTCTCCGCCCAGCTGTGcgagaggctgggaaag ATAAGAGATGCTGCCTATTTCTATAAGCGAAGCCAGTGCTACAAAGATGCTTTCAGATGCTTTGAGCAGATTCAGGAATTTGATCTAGCACTCAAAATGTACTGCCAAGAGGAGCTTTTTGAAGAAGCTGCTATTGCAGTGGAAAA GTatgaagaaatgctaaagaacaAGACCCTTCCCATTTCCAAGCTCTCCTATTCTGCCAGTCAGTTTTACTTGGAAGCTGCAGCAAAGTATCTGAGTGCAAATAAGATGAAGGAAATGATGGCTGTCCTCTCAAAGCTAGACATAGAAGACCAACTGGTGTTCTTGAAGTCTCGGAAACGCTTAGCAGAGGCTGCAGACCTGCTGAACAGGGAAGGTAGGAGAGAAGAGGCTGCCCTGCTGATGAAGCAACATGGCTGCCTCCTGGAGGCTGCCAGGCTCACTGCTGACAAGGACTTCCAGGCCTCATGTCTGCTGGGGGCTGCCCGCCTCAATGTGGCCAGGGATTCTGACATAGAACACACCAAGGACATTCTGAGAGAAGCACTTGATCTCTGCTATCAAACTGGCCAATTGTCTGGCATTGCTGAGGCCCACTTTCTGCAAGGGGTAATCCTGAGAGACTTTCAGAAGCTCAGAGATGCCTTCTTCAAGTTTGACACGCTCAACCACTCAGCTGGAGTGGTGGAAGCACTCTACGAAGCAGCCAGCCAGAGTGAGGCCGAGCCTGAGAAGATTCTGGGCCTGGCTCCAGGGGGCTTGGAAATCCTCCTCAGTCTGGTCAGGGCTCTCAAAAGAGTGACCAACAATGCTGAGAAGGAAATGGTGAAATCTTGCTTTGAGTTTTTTGGGATTTCTCAGGTGGATGCCAAGTATTGCCAGATAGCTCAGAACGACCCTGGGCCcatattaagaataatttttgacctggatttgaacttgagagagaagaaaacaaaagaccaTTTTTTGATAATGACTGATCAAGTGAAATTAGCCCTAAACAAACACCTTTTGGGCAGGCTGTGTCAGATCACACGAAGCCTACTTGGGAAGACCTACCGAGGAGTCTGCATGAGGTTTATTGTAGGCTTAAAATGCGAGGATGAAAACTGTGAACATTTTCACAGGCCTCTGCGGCGTTGTGAAGCCAAGTGTTTAGTTCAGTCAAAAATGAACTTGGTGGCAATCAACGGGTTGCTTTTGGAAGCCAAAAAAGTATTCCCTAAAATCTTAGCAGAAGAGCTTAAAGAAATTGATTATATTTTGTCTACAGATATGTATGGCCTTTGCAAGTCCATTCTGGATGTCCTTTTCCCTAAGCATTTCCATCAGAGAGTTTTGTCAGAAAACCCCATGGCATGCAAAGAAATCCTCAAACCAAATTACAAATCTTTCCGGTTCTACAGATTTGCTTTAAAAGAGTATATCCACTTTCTGTTTGAAAACGAAAGCGCACGCAACCGCCGGGAATCCACAGACCTGTGGCTGAGTGCCATGCAagcttcccttctctcttccaaCTACCCGGAGGAGTTTGAAAAGCTGCTCCACCAGGAGGAGGACAACTACAACAGGGAACTCAAAGCTCTAGAGTCTGAAAAGGATGAAAGGGGCAGGGGGAGAGGCAGCAGGATAAAAGGAATAGAAGGGAAATTTGGCATGCTGGCACCCAACAGGGATGATGAGAATATGGACAAGACCCACTTGTGCTTCATCCGACTGCTGGAGAATTGCATTGATCAATTCTACGTGTACAGGAACCCAGAAGACTACAAGAGGCTCTTTTTCCGTTTCATGAATGTCCTCATCAAGAGGTGCAAAGAACCACTCATCCCCAGCATTGGAAACACAGTGGCCCTCCTGGAGTTCCAGTTCATCCACTGTGGGGTGGTGCTGGCCCGCCTCTGGAAGAATGTCATTCTGTGCCTCCCCAAGAGCTACATTGCACTCTTGCACTACTGGGAGTTTCTGTTTAGCAAGAAGGACAAGGAGCTTGGGGATGTATTCTCCATCATTCAGGAATACAAACCCAAGGATGTGACAAGAGCCATTCAGGATTTCCGGTTCCATCTCTCCTACCTCGCCAAGGTGCTATGTGGCTATGAGAATGTGAACTTCAATGTCCTGCTTGATGCCTTCAGTGAAATAGACTATGTGGTCTCGGGTGAGGCTGAGCGGACGCTGGTGCTGTGCTTGGTGATGCTGGTGAATGCTGAGGAGGTCCTGCAGCCATACTGCAAGCCTCTCCTGTACCGCCACTTCCGGGAGATCGAGTCAAGACTGCAGCTCATGAGCATGGACTGCCCTGGCCAGGTTCCTGAGAGGCTCCTGAAGGTGGTGAAGCGGGTGTTGGTGGCAGTCAATGTGAAGTCTGTGGCTGAGGCGCTGCAGGACCTGCTCTTTGAGCGGGATGAAGAGTACCTAATGGACTGTGACTGGCGGTGGGACCCTGTACACACCAAAGGGTCCATAGTCCGTGGCCTCTATTATGAGGAGGTCAGACTAAACCGCCTGCTCTGTTTGGACCCTGTGGACTACTTCGCTGAACCCGAGTGTGAATTTGGCCAGGATGAGATGGATGAACTGGCATTAGAAGACCGAGACCATGTGCTGGCCACCATCCTTTCCCAAAAGCAACGGAAGGCCTCCATACAGCGGAAGTTGAGAAGGGCATGCCTGGTGGTGTCTCTGTGCATCAGTTGGAGGAGAAGAGTGGGCACCCAGATGGAGCGTGTCAGGGAGGAGGCCAGGGAGCCCAGGGCTGGGAACTTCAAAAAGGCGGATGTGGACAGGACCCAGTGTGACCTATGTGGAGTGAAGTTTACCCGTGACCCAGAGAACTATTTCAGCCCCAGCAAAGCATTTGAGGGGGCAGCTTCTGAGGTGGCTGTCCTTTCCAGGGCTGAGTTGGAAAGGGAGGAGTGTCAGGAGAGAAACAGTGAGTCTTACGAGCAGCACATCCATCTAGAACACCACCAGAGGCAGCAAGTGGCCTACCAGAAATACTCAGAATTTTTCCATGAGAAGGTGGACCCGGCCATTGATGAAGGCAAGCTGGTGGTGCAGGACATTGAGCAAAGTGTATGGATCCACAGTCACGTGGGCTCCAAGGAGCACAGTCACATGCTGCAAAAGGTCCAGGAGCACATCAAGAGGGTTTCGGATATGGTGGAGGACCTCTACAGGAGGAAGGCCTGGGCTGGCG CGGAGGAGGCGATGACTCGGCTGGTCAACATTCTGATCCTGTCCGTCAGGGATGCACGAGACTGGTTGATGAAAACAGAGGCCCGCTTAAAAAAGGAAG gTGTTGTTCAGGAAGATGATTATGAAAATGAAGTTGAAGACTTTGGTGAGCTTCGTCCTAGAAGGCGTTCTCGGAAATgtggaaagcagagaaaatacTAA